A genomic segment from Nicotiana tabacum cultivar K326 chromosome 7, ASM71507v2, whole genome shotgun sequence encodes:
- the LOC107820817 gene encoding uncharacterized protein LOC107820817 has product MGVVIIDGSTIRDFVNDEAAFAKAIDKGFTDLDLNNDGVLSRSELRKAFESLRLIEAHFGVDVAASPEELTRLYDSIFEKFDCDHNGTVDRQEFGNEMRKIMLAIAEGLGSSPIQMALDDSDQNLIKQAADLEASKLPA; this is encoded by the coding sequence atgggagtAGTGATCATAGACGGATCAACAATTCGAGACTTCGTAAACGACGAAGCAGCTTTTGCAAAGGCAATTGATAAAGGATTCACCGATTTGGACCTCAACAACGACGGCGTTTTATCCCGTTCCGAGCTTCGCAAAGCGTTCGAGTCTCTCCGCCTCATAGAGGCTCACTTCGGCGTCGACGTTGCCGCCTCGCCGGAGGAACTCACCCGCCTCTACGATTCCATATTCGAGAAGTTCGATTGTGACCACAACGGCACCGTTGACCGACAGGAGTTTGGGAATGAGATGAGGAAGATTATGCTGGCGATCGCCGAGGGACTTGGATCGTCGCCGATTCAAATGGCTCTTGATGATAGTGACCAGAATTTGATCAAACAAGCTGCCGATCTCGAAGCTTCTAAGCTTCCTGCCTAA